A window of Hymenobacter aerilatus contains these coding sequences:
- a CDS encoding NUDIX hydrolase gives MDTTRWLTIAQRLQALAQAGLEYSKNSPFDQERYAEIRALSVQMVAGLTEEPLEKVTAFFTSETGYQTPKVDVRVVVFRGTDEVLMVQEKMDHNRWTLPGGWADVGLTPFEVAEKEAEEETGLHVRAVRLLALFDKKQHPHPPQPWYVYKCCVLCEVVGGELGNDNVETGEARWVHESELDNLELSTDRITRSQLATLFEFARQPDKPTLCD, from the coding sequence ATGGACACAACCCGGTGGCTGACCATTGCCCAGCGCCTACAGGCGCTAGCGCAAGCTGGTCTGGAATACTCAAAAAACAGCCCGTTCGACCAGGAGCGCTACGCCGAAATCAGGGCGCTGAGCGTGCAGATGGTGGCCGGACTGACGGAAGAGCCGCTGGAAAAAGTAACCGCCTTTTTCACCTCCGAAACGGGCTACCAGACTCCCAAGGTGGATGTGCGGGTAGTGGTGTTTCGGGGAACCGATGAAGTGCTGATGGTGCAGGAAAAAATGGACCACAACCGCTGGACCCTACCCGGTGGCTGGGCCGATGTGGGCCTGACGCCCTTTGAGGTAGCCGAAAAAGAAGCCGAGGAAGAAACTGGCCTGCACGTGCGGGCGGTGCGCCTATTGGCCCTGTTCGATAAAAAGCAGCACCCGCATCCCCCACAGCCCTGGTACGTGTACAAGTGCTGCGTGCTATGCGAGGTGGTAGGCGGCGAGCTGGGCAACGACAACGTGGAAACCGGCGAGGCCCGCTGGGTACACGAATCGGAGCTGGACAACCTGGAGCTGTCTACCGACCGTATTACCAGGTCGCAGTTGGCTACCCTGTTCGAATTTGCCCGCCAACCTGACAAACCGACGCTCTGCGACTAA
- a CDS encoding ferredoxin--NADP reductase: MSYLTLNVVDLTQEAPDAVTIHLESPDRQPIASQPGQFLTLILPCGPGGKKERRAYSLSSTPSEAPRLAVTVKRVAGGLVSNYLLDTVRVGQQVEAMAPLGNFTLKPDSSAARSLVLIGAGSGITPLMSMLKAVLREEPRSQVLLVYGNRTEDSVIFRQQLAQLEAQSGGRLQVEHVYSQPHTPASGKPHQYTGRLNRTMLLRILEQRHASLPAQAEYYMCGPEGMMNEARAALDLLGVPAAQIHRESFVAAADSAETAAAQPSGHGDVSTADDDDASATRQVTVQYEGSEYQFDVAPDQTILEAALDLDIDLPYSCQAGLCTACRGKCLSGKVHLDEREGLSDSEMAKGYILVCVAHPLTKDVVIEID, translated from the coding sequence TTACGATTCACCTCGAAAGCCCCGACCGCCAGCCCATTGCCAGCCAGCCCGGCCAGTTTCTGACCCTGATTCTGCCCTGCGGCCCCGGCGGCAAAAAAGAGCGGCGGGCCTACTCGCTTAGCAGCACGCCCAGTGAGGCCCCGCGCCTGGCCGTCACGGTGAAGCGCGTGGCCGGTGGCCTGGTCAGCAACTACTTGCTCGATACGGTGCGGGTAGGGCAGCAAGTAGAGGCCATGGCGCCACTCGGTAACTTCACCCTGAAGCCTGATTCCAGCGCGGCCCGCTCGTTGGTGCTCATCGGCGCCGGCAGTGGCATCACCCCGCTCATGAGCATGCTGAAAGCGGTGCTGCGCGAGGAGCCCCGCAGCCAAGTGCTGCTCGTGTACGGTAACCGCACCGAAGACTCGGTGATTTTCCGGCAGCAACTAGCTCAGCTGGAGGCACAGTCGGGTGGGCGCTTGCAGGTAGAGCATGTGTATAGTCAGCCGCACACGCCCGCCAGTGGCAAGCCGCACCAGTACACCGGCCGCCTCAACCGCACCATGCTGCTGCGTATTCTGGAGCAGCGCCACGCCAGCTTGCCGGCGCAGGCTGAGTATTACATGTGCGGACCCGAAGGCATGATGAACGAAGCCCGCGCCGCCCTGGACCTATTGGGCGTGCCGGCCGCGCAGATTCACCGCGAGAGTTTCGTGGCCGCCGCCGACTCGGCTGAAACTGCCGCCGCGCAGCCCAGCGGCCACGGCGACGTATCGACGGCCGATGACGACGATGCCTCGGCTACCCGCCAGGTGACCGTTCAGTACGAAGGCAGCGAGTACCAATTTGACGTGGCGCCCGATCAGACTATTCTGGAGGCGGCTCTCGACCTGGATATCGACCTGCCCTACTCTTGCCAGGCGGGCCTGTGCACCGCCTGCCGTGGTAAGTGCTTGAGTGGTAAAGTGCACCTTGATGAGCGTGAAGGCCTGTCGGACTCTGAAATGGCCAAGGGCTACATACTAGTGTGCGTGGCGCACCCGCTCACCAAGGATGTGGTGATTGAAATAGATTAG